Within the Pseudomonas putida genome, the region ACTCAGGCACATCAGCTGATTGGCTGCTCAGTTCCATGAGATTCACCCGTGCACACTGGGTTGCCGAGGCCAAACCGTACCTAGCTTGTTCGCAGCATCCTCGAGCAAGGCATGCAATTCGTCGTAGCGGTCTGGATGCATGCGCAATACCGGGCCGGCGATGCTCATGGTCCCGACTACAAGGCCAGAAGGAATCATCTTTACCGGAACCGCGATCGCCCACACGCCGGCCTCGGCCTCTTCTACAACAAGCCCATAACCCCGTGATCGTGTCGCCGCCAAGTCGGCAAGCAAACGTTCGACGGTATTGATGGCCTTGGGGCCCTTCCCTACACCCTGGTCTTTACCCAGACCGTCGCGGATAGCAATTTCGACCGCTTGCTCGTCTGGCATCGATGCAAGCCAGGCTTTGCCGTTTGCAGTGGTGTACAGATTGATTGGCTGATCCATGGCTGGCGAGTACATCAAACCAGGTGCAGCGCCTTGGGCGGAGGCCAGCCAGGACAAACCGCCTTCGCAGACGACAGTCAGGCGTACCAGCTCATGCGATAACGACGCTACATGTTCAATTATCGGCTGAACAAGCTCCGGCAACCCGATGCCGTTCAGGTAACGCTGCCCCAACAGTGCCAACTTGAGTGTCAGGCGGTATTGGGAGGTCGCCTCGTCCTGCTCGGCCCATCCTTGTTCCACCAACTGCGCAAGCACACGGTGTGCCGGCCCCTTTTCCATCCCCAGTTCACCTGCGATATCTGACATTCGCATCCAGCGGGCCTCACGAGCCAGCAGCTCGATAGCCTCAAGGCAGCGATCAACTGCACCTTTAACGACTCTCATGGAATTCTTCTCAGCTGGTTATGAGCAGCGCCAACAAAATTGTCACGCTGTTCTATTTGGAACACGGTTACAATAGTAAGCATCGTGTGATCGTCAAGTCAACGCATCACGGTTAACCGGTGGCAACCCCGTCGCGACTTCCCCCCTGCCCGGCGTACTGAAAGTGCGGGGGGGCTCACCCGGCCATTGCGCCTGGCCGTGCACAGCGAATCGGCCCCGAGTACCCAAATCGGCGCGGATCGATGCCAAGCACGCAGGTGCCACCAGCACCCTTGACAAAGGCAAATTCCGGGAACAACATTACAAATGGAACGGAGTTACAATAACAAAATCACGGTACCGGAGACACTTCATGAGCCATGGCATCCCGAGCGATCCACACTCCAAGCGTCAGTCAAAGAAGGCCGCTGCTAGCGGCTGGATCGGCTCGGCGTTGGAGTACTACGACTTTTTCATCTATGCCACTGCCGCAGCCTTGCTGTTCCCGCAGCTGTTTTTTCCAACGGACAATCCCACCGTCGGAATCATCGTTTCACTGGCCAGCTTCGGTGTTGGCTACATCGCCCGGCCTGTAGGCGCAGTGGTGCTGGGGCACCTGGGTGACCGCCATGGCCGCAAAACCGTACTGGTCTACTGCATGTTCCTGATGGGCTTCTCGACCATGTGCATCGGCTTGCTCCCGACCTACGACCAGATCGGCGTGTGGGCGCCGGCAATACTGATTACCTTGCGTCTGATCCAAGGGTTCGCAGTGGCCGGCGAGGTGTCCTGCGCAAGCTCCATGACCATGGAGCATGCACCTGACGGGCGCCGTGGTTACTTCGCCAGTTTTACGCTGCAAGGCGTGCAAGCCGGGCAACTGCTGGCGGCGGCGGTGTTCTTGCCGCTGGCCCAATTCATGCCTGCGGATGACTTTGCGTCATGGGGCTGGCGAATTCCCTTCTTGCTGAGCGCTGTGGTGCTTGTCGTCGGATGGATCATCCGCCGTGAAGTACATGAGGCCCCGGTCTTCGCTGAGGCGCGAGCACAGGACAAGCCCACTAAGTTGCCAGTAATCGAAGTGCTCACCGAGAGCTGGAAGGATGTGTTGCGCGTCATCTGCATGGCACTCTCTGCAGTACTTGCAATCCTTGCCTCCGTTTTCGGCGCCACCTATGCAGTTCAGCCGGCTTACGGTATTGGCTTCCCTTCCGGCCTGTTCATGTGGATTCCTGTGCTGGGCAATTTGTGCGCCGTAATCCTTATCCCCTTCGTCGGCAAACTCTCTGACAGAATTGGCCGTCGCCCCCCTGTGATCGTGGGCGTGCTCTGCGGCGGTCTATTGTCGTTCGGTTACCTCTATGCGATCAGTATTCACAATCTCTGGCTGTCTCTGATTCTCTCCCTTCTCATGTGGGGCGTGGCGTACCAAGGCTTCAATGGTGTTTTCCCTAGCATGTTCCCAGAGTTGTTCCGCACCCGCGTGCGCGTCACCGGTATGGCCATCGGGCAAAACATCGGCGTGGCATGCACTGCGTTTCTACCCGCCCTGTTCGTATCGGTTGCCCCGCCTGGCACCGAAAACATTCCTCTGAAAATTGGGGGTCTGACTTTTGGTATCTGTGCAATTTGCGCAATTGCAGCATTCTATACACGCGAAACCTTCCGTATTCGTCTGAGCGAACTTGGCGACCCCAACGCTGTGCCGATGTCCAAGCAGGAGTACGAACTGCTTCAGGAAAAATCCAATCCCAAAGCGAGCAGTAACGCCTCCAATCCGGCGCTTAACAATCAACTGCAGTGATGCACGCCTGATAGCCAGGCCCATCATGCTCGACGTGCTGCGCAGTTGCTCTGCGCAGTACGTTGAGTTCCACGGCGACGAACGTGTGCGCCGCCAGCACGGCATCACCTGGCCGCGAGCTGGCAATTGGCGCGCACTCGCCAACCACAGTAGGTTCACATGCATCCACTCATCACCGGCAATACACGCGTCTATGGATTGATTGGCGACCCGCTCAAGAGCGCCAAATCCCCGATGCTGCTGAACAGGCTATTCGCCGAAGCACAGACTGATGCCGTCTGCATTCCATTGGAGGTCGGTACGCAGGGCCTCGCCGAGTTCGTCAAAGGCGCGCGCGCTGTACGCAACCTCGCGGGGCTACTGGTCACCATGCCGCACAAGCAAGCCATGCTTGAGGTGGTGGACAGCCTTCACCCTACCGCGCGCCAGGTAGGCGCAATCAATGTGGTTCGCTGCGACCGGGACGGTCGCTGGGAGGGCGCTGTATTCGACGGGCTCGGCTGCGTACTGGGCATGCAGCGTCAAGGGGTTTCTCTGCTTGGGAAATCTGTGCTGCTGGTCGGAGCAGGTGGCTCGGGACGGGCCATCGCTTTTGCCGTGGCCGCTGCAGGCGCCCGCTCACTGGTTATTTCAGATCTGGACCCGCATCGCGCCGCTGCCCTGGCGCAAAAAGCTGGCAACCAGGGTTCGTGCAAGGTCCAAGCAGGTCCAGCTGACCCAGCAGGTCATGACATCGTTATCAATGCGACCCCGCTCGGCATGAACCACGATGATCCGATGCCAATAGACGCAGCGCGGTTGACCCCCGCCACGGTATTGGTCGACATCATCACTCGGGCCGAGCCAACCGCGCTGTTACTGGCGGCACAGGCACGCGGATGCAAAACCCTCGATGGCCAACCCATGCATTTGGGTCAGGCCTTGCTGGCACTTGGGTTCCTCGGTTTCAAAGACATCGAGCGTCGTTACTCGACGGGGCTTTAGGCCCCTCCTCCCTCCCCTGGCAGCCAGCCCGAGCGTTCTTCATCACGCCAACCTGAACCCTCCACGATGCGCATGCTTTGGGCATGCTCACATGGATGGTGCTGGCCGCCATGCTTTCCGCACACTGGCCGCTCAGCAAAACGTAACTCGCTTCCGTTCGTAATTGTGTCGTGCTAGTCTGCTGAAAACCCCAGCAGTGTCGCTTGCGTGCTGTTCGTATGTGATCCGCAACCTCGGTAGCGTCGACAAGTTTGTCAAACTCACTTAGTAATAAAGGGTGGATATTTGAAAGTCGTTCTCCTGGAAGTCAGTCATTGGCACACCCCACTCTATCTCGATGCACTGGAACGCTTGCCTGATGTAACGGTAACAGCGGTGTCCGATGCAACGGGGTCGCGGGGGCCTGCTCTCGCCCAACGTTTCGGGGCACAACTTTACGATCACTGGGAAACCCTGCTGGAACATGAGGAAGCTGATTTCGCGTTCGCCTTCGGCCCACACGATGAGCTTTATGCCATGGGTGAGGCACTGATCGAACGAAAAGTCCCCTTCGCGATGGAAAAGCCCTGCGGACTAACCCCGCACGAAGTGCTGGACCTTCACAAACGCACCGATGCCAATAACCTGTTCGTCGCGGTGCCGTTGATATGGAGGCACAGCGAGTTACTCAACCGCCTGCAGCACGAAGCCAGGCAGCGTGAAGCCAAGTGGAGAACGCTGGCGTTTCGATTCAACGCTGGGCCGCCTGGGCGCTACCTGACCAACAGTTGCTCCTGGATGCTCGAGCCGAAACGCTCGGGTGGCGGATGCACGATCAATCTCGCCCCTCATTTCGTCGATCTAGTTCAGGAAATTACCGGCGAGGCGATTCGAAGCGTATCGGCAGTGATGTACCGCGACCCGCTGCTGACCGCCGTAGAGATCGGCTCGTTGATGACACTGGTGACCGAGAGTGGCTGCATCTGCACTATCGAAACGGGGTACAATTATCCCGCCAATACGCCCGAACAAAGGGAGTATTCATTTTCAATGTCAACGGATCAGTTCTACGCGCGCTCAAGCGCAGAAGGCATGCGCCTGGTCGATGCCAGCGGGCAGGCAAGTGACCTGCACATGAGCTTGAACTCTGACGTGTATTACGACAACTTCGTAACCGACATCCTGGCGCCTGATCGTGATGTCGCTTATGCAGGCGCCGGGCTAGCAAACATGCACAGCGTCATGCGTATCATCGAGGCGGCCTATGAGTCAGATCGCCTGGGTGGGGTCCCCATCAAGGTCTAACACCCTGACGCGAAACAAAGGATTAGAAAATTGTCACACATAGGCCGCTACTTCAATACGTTGGAACTGCTCCTCTCCCATCCAGGCGGCCTCGCCCTGTCTGACATCAGTGAACAGACTCAAGTGGCCATGGCCACGGCTCACCGTATATTGAGCGCACTGCGGGAAAGAGGCTACGTTTACCAGGACGAGCAGGACCACTACTGCCTGACGCTGAAAATTCCCAGCATGGGCGTGAACTACATCACTGAAACCGGCTTTGCCAGAATAATGCAACCGTTGCTCGACGAACTCGCCAGCGAAACTGGCGAGCATGTTCGCTTGGCGGAAGTTGCGGAGGACCATCTGACCTGGGTACTGCAGGCCACGAAAAATACGAGGGGTCTTCAATATCGCCGCGCCCTGGACGAAAAAATCATCCCCCACACCACGGCCGCAGGCAAAGCATGGCTCTCCACCATGCGCGATGAGCGCGCCATGCGTATTCTCGCGACTTGGGATATCGAGAACAGCCGAGAGTACGCTGGGCCCAATGCTCGGGTTTCGATACGGGACATTTTCGATGACATCGCCCTGATCCGCAAAGAGGGGCACGCGGTAGTCAGAGAAGAAGGAGAAGTGGGTGTATGCGTTGTGGCAGTACCCGTATTTGATCCAGCGCGCTCAAGCAACTCAGCGCCGGTGGCAACCCTCAGCATCGCCGGCCCTATCGCCCGCATGCGAGAAGAAACCCTGAATGCTCATATCCAACATTTGAAACGGTCGGCCATCAAGGTTGGCGAGTGCTGGTCGCTGTGGACTTCAGTCAGCAGTGAATGCTCGCCACCTGCGCGCTAACGCTCCAACCTGCACCTGGGCCCATTGCGGGCCTCAGGGCTACCGTGATGACGAGCGATCGAAACGCAATTACGGGATATTCCACCCCTTCTCTCGCAAATCCTGCACACCTTTGTTCAGTTCGTACAGCGCGTTTTCTTCGCGGATGATTTCGAGCACGCAGTTTTCAATTCCGCAGGTCGCCTTAACAGCTTCACCCAGTCCGACGAAGTCGACGACCCCGGTGCCAACTGGATCATGGCCCCAAACATCCGTGCCGGTGTCGGACACATGCACAAAGTCGATCGCGCTGTGATAGGCCAGCAGACTGGCAACCGGATCTTCACCTATATAAGCAGCGTTGGCGATGTCATAAACGACCCTGACGACATCATCATTGATAGTCCCAACAACCTCTGCCAGCTCCCGCATCGTAGGCGTGAAGCAATACGGGGTGTTTTCCAGCAGCAGGCGAACACCCGCCTGTTTTGCAAGGGGTGTCAAAACCGCCAGGCTCTCGTACATCCAGTCATAGGTTTTCTCAAGCGGTGGAGAGATCATCGGGCGCCGGGTGCCTGGCGATATCACCACTTCTTGAGTATCCCAAGCGACAGCCAAGTCAATCACCGCCTTGATGTGTTCGATGCTCTTCTGACGCATATTGGCAGCGGGACTGGCCAAGTTCAGGTCATAGCCGCCGGCATTGAGCGACCTGATCTTCGCGTCGTACTGGCGCAGGCGCACGCTTGCAGCAGAGCGCTCTGCGTTCGACATTTCCACCGGCCAGCAATGTGGTGAGCTTACGGGCACTTCGAACACACGGTGCCCATGTTCGGACAACTGCGCAATTGCATCGATTGCCGTGGATGACCACAGATAAGAAAACGTGCTGATGATCATATCGAAACATCCTTTCAGTTGAGGATTCACCGAAGTGAAACGGGCCATTCATATTGTGAATTTTGTAGGTTGACCACTATAGCCGCACGAATCCGCGGGCTTGGATGTACTGGATGGCGGCAGCCACTGCGCTGCTGAGGGCACCTGGATGATGAAAAAACGATAATGGAATCGAGTTACGTTGTCAATTTGATTGCAAAGCCGCACCCAGTTTTGTAGGTTAGGGCTTCCACCTACAATAAAATCTGTGTGCGAGGGCTGTTAAATGAGAGCTTTGGTCAGTGGCGGTAGTAGCGGCATCGGTGCTTCTACGTGTGTGAGAATCGCGGAGGCTTCGCTTGCCCGGGGCTCGCAGCCGAAAATTGCCGTGTGCGGGCATACCCCAAACGCAACCCAGGATGAGGTCGTTCGAAAGATAGAGTCGATGGGGGGCATCGCGATCTCGCTGTGTGGTGACCTTGGCGATCCTGCAGTACCTGACCAACTCGTAGCAGCTGCAATCGCGGAGTTCGGTGGGCTTGATACGCTTGTGGCGAATGCCGGCGTCGCCAGCCCCGGCGCGATCTGTGATTTGTCCCTCAAGGATTGGGACGACATGTTCGCCGTCAACCTTCGCGGTGCCTGGTTGCTTGCCAAAGCCAGCTACCCCTATTTGCGCGAGAGTCGTGGCTCGGCGTGCTTCACCTCGTCGATGTCTGGCCAGCTTCCGCATGCCGGTTCGGGCGCTTACAGCCCCACCAAGGCAGCCTTGACAATGCTCGCCCAAACCCTCGCGCTGGAGTGGGCGCCTGACGGAATCCGAGTCAATGTCGTGTCCCCAGGCATGACGCATACACCGATGTCTGAAAAAATGTACGCCGACCCGCAGATTAAAAAAGCACGTGAAGTGATCATTCCACTGGCGAGAATCGGTGAGCCAATGGATATCGCAAATGTGATCGAGTTTCTGGTAAGCCCTCTTGCCGGATATGTTACCGGACAGGATATTTGTGTGGACGGCGGCTTCTCCAAATCAATCCTCAGTCACATTCCGGGCCGACCAAGCTCCAAATGATTGGGAGTACGCGTTCCTGCGGAGCTCGAAGCTACCTCTGACACCAGGGTAGCTTCTCGACTGAGCGTAACGGGGCCCATGTCCACTCGCTCAGCGCAGTTGGGCAGGATGAACTTCACACTTTCACGCAAAAGCCTCACGACGGCGTAATGGGCGTGCAGGATACCGGGCATATCCTTACGCACGGTATGAATGCCAGACTCCAGTTGTTCGATGGCGCGGGCACAATAATTCAGCGCCTTTACTCGCTCTTCCGTTTGCATGATCTTCCCCTTTATAAACCTGCCTGCGTGCTAGGCCCCAGCTTGGGCGACTGTTGCAATAGCCCTCGTGGCAACTGGAAACCTTTATGAGGTGAAATACCTCGGCCAAGCTTATCGAATAAAAGTAATATCGCTCCGGCTTGAGACTGATTAACCAGCCTCGCCGCTAAGCACGGTGATAGCGCAAAGCAACTGATCGGCAATTTCAAGCATAATAAATAAGACCTGAAATTTTTGCTCAGCGATAATCACAGTACAAAAGCTGCAACCGTTTTCAACAGAACCATGGTGCGCCACAATACTTATTGCCCATCGACCGCGCCTACCTGCAAATTGAATGGTCCCAACCCTTATAATCATCATAGTCAATCACGACAACTTCTTTTTCAGGCTTCAGACAAAAGCGCCTGGAAAAACCAGAAACCGAGCTGTATGGATCTGAATAGCGAGCATTTATAAATACTTCGTAGACGGTCCCAGCGCTTAGCGCTTCTGCATCTTTTTCGCTGATCGCATCATTAGGGAGAACCCCATAACTCAGGCACTCCGAACTAAGCGCCGGCCTCCCCAGAGTCGGCGGAAAATAGAATGACCAAACGAGCACAGAGGGAGACTCGGAAATATCATAAACCTCTACTGCATGTAGAATTGGGGCCTCGCCGCCCCGCTCGCTTGGAGCGAAACATACTCCTCCAGCGCTACCCCATACAGAAGCGTTATTAACACGCACGTCACCTAGACATGACATCAAAAAAATGGACGAACAAATAACCGAACCACGGCAAATGAATCGCCAATCGCGGATCATTAATAAATTCACCAAGAACATCCTCGTACAACCATAGCGAGTCGGAATAATTACCCATATTGATTGAACCTGGAGCCTTCAAAAACTTCAGCACAAAATAGTCCGCCAGCACATCCCCTTGCGCCTCCATATTATAGTCGCTTAGCCTCCGCCCCTCAGCCAACTCATACCTATAAGGCAGGCCAAAGCGGATTAACCCTCGCCATAGTACTGGATACCCAAGTTGATGCTGCCATACATGTGTCATTTCGTGGATAAACCACCGCTTAAGCCTAGTCCTTTCGACCGAAAAGTCTTCTTTGAAGTCCGCAGGATGAAAATATATATGACCATTAGGCGCGATGGCCATTTGCTTGGGATGAAATGCAAAATATTTTTTATTATAGACCCTTACAGACCCATAATTTATTGAGTCCTTGAATAGAAGTCTGGCGAGACCAACTTCACCTTCGGTCAATGGTCTATAGCCTTTCTCGACAGTGACATGCTTCTCAGATTGCCCAAATCCTTCTTTAGATGTATGGACACCGTTCAAATCCACCGAAAGCAAAACCTCTCCTGTATGTCCATCGCCGCAACATGGACTTAGATCGTCTACGAATATCTCAATTTTTTCAAAACCGATAGGTTCTGAGCTCTTAATTCTCTCCGTGCATCCTGCCTCATCGGTACAGCCGGAAACGATACGCCCATCCGCCAGTGTAATTATGTATTTACTACCGGCAGGCAGCATTTCACCCTCAGAGGTCAGCCTGATTTTTTCATCAAACAGCCTACACTGACACATCCAGCCCAAACCTTGCCGATCAAGTATCTCGCACCCGCTAATAGCTCCATTAAAATCTGCACCTACAATAGATTGGCCACTACTGGTTTGGAAGGGCAGCTTGTCAAACTCAGTTCCAAACGACTGCTTAAATTTATTAATCACATCGAAATATGTAGCGCAGTGACTACCACGTTGTTCACTCATCTAGTATCCCCTCTGATCAACGAGAGCCTTTGGTTCTCACATGGAAACGTCATGCGCCTGTGCCATCTTCGGTATCTGCTGCAACAACCCACGAGGTAACCGAAAACCTTTGAACGGTTCCTGAGTAATGGGGTTGAATGCTTTTTCAGCGTTGAGCCTGTAGCGCATCACGCCATCGCCGGCCCTGAAGCTCAGGTCCACGCTGGCCGCCGTGCGTCCATTGAGCGAGCCACGGCTGAGCAAGCGGAACATCGACCAGGGGCCACGGTATTCAAGGCTGCTGCTGTTGCCGTTCTGCCTCAGCAAGGTCAGGTTGCTGCGCACCTGCTGCCCCAGGGTGTTAGGCCAGACGATACCGGTGATTTGGCTCGGGCCATGGGTGTAGGCAATCAGTTGGCCGTCGAGGTCCAGCAAACTTGTACGCTGATTAGCACTCAGGCCCAACGGCTCGATGCTGAACTGCACGCTCAGGTTGCCGCGCTGATCGAAGAAGGTCTCACGGATACGGTCTGCCCGTTCCAGCTGTTCGATCACATCGCTACGGATCAGTGATTGCCCCTGATGGCCGGCTTGCAGGCTTTCG harbors:
- a CDS encoding IclR family transcriptional regulator codes for the protein MSDIAGELGMEKGPAHRVLAQLVEQGWAEQDEATSQYRLTLKLALLGQRYLNGIGLPELVQPIIEHVASLSHELVRLTVVCEGGLSWLASAQGAAPGLMYSPAMDQPINLYTTANGKAWLASMPDEQAVEIAIRDGLGKDQGVGKGPKAINTVERLLADLAATRSRGYGLVVEEAEAGVWAIAVPVKMIPSGLVVGTMSIAGPVLRMHPDRYDELHALLEDAANKLGTVWPRQPSVHG
- a CDS encoding MFS transporter, producing MSHGIPSDPHSKRQSKKAAASGWIGSALEYYDFFIYATAAALLFPQLFFPTDNPTVGIIVSLASFGVGYIARPVGAVVLGHLGDRHGRKTVLVYCMFLMGFSTMCIGLLPTYDQIGVWAPAILITLRLIQGFAVAGEVSCASSMTMEHAPDGRRGYFASFTLQGVQAGQLLAAAVFLPLAQFMPADDFASWGWRIPFLLSAVVLVVGWIIRREVHEAPVFAEARAQDKPTKLPVIEVLTESWKDVLRVICMALSAVLAILASVFGATYAVQPAYGIGFPSGLFMWIPVLGNLCAVILIPFVGKLSDRIGRRPPVIVGVLCGGLLSFGYLYAISIHNLWLSLILSLLMWGVAYQGFNGVFPSMFPELFRTRVRVTGMAIGQNIGVACTAFLPALFVSVAPPGTENIPLKIGGLTFGICAICAIAAFYTRETFRIRLSELGDPNAVPMSKQEYELLQEKSNPKASSNASNPALNNQLQ
- a CDS encoding shikimate dehydrogenase family protein, encoding MHPLITGNTRVYGLIGDPLKSAKSPMLLNRLFAEAQTDAVCIPLEVGTQGLAEFVKGARAVRNLAGLLVTMPHKQAMLEVVDSLHPTARQVGAINVVRCDRDGRWEGAVFDGLGCVLGMQRQGVSLLGKSVLLVGAGGSGRAIAFAVAAAGARSLVISDLDPHRAAALAQKAGNQGSCKVQAGPADPAGHDIVINATPLGMNHDDPMPIDAARLTPATVLVDIITRAEPTALLLAAQARGCKTLDGQPMHLGQALLALGFLGFKDIERRYSTGL
- a CDS encoding Gfo/Idh/MocA family oxidoreductase, whose protein sequence is MKVVLLEVSHWHTPLYLDALERLPDVTVTAVSDATGSRGPALAQRFGAQLYDHWETLLEHEEADFAFAFGPHDELYAMGEALIERKVPFAMEKPCGLTPHEVLDLHKRTDANNLFVAVPLIWRHSELLNRLQHEARQREAKWRTLAFRFNAGPPGRYLTNSCSWMLEPKRSGGGCTINLAPHFVDLVQEITGEAIRSVSAVMYRDPLLTAVEIGSLMTLVTESGCICTIETGYNYPANTPEQREYSFSMSTDQFYARSSAEGMRLVDASGQASDLHMSLNSDVYYDNFVTDILAPDRDVAYAGAGLANMHSVMRIIEAAYESDRLGGVPIKV
- a CDS encoding IclR family transcriptional regulator; this translates as MSHIGRYFNTLELLLSHPGGLALSDISEQTQVAMATAHRILSALRERGYVYQDEQDHYCLTLKIPSMGVNYITETGFARIMQPLLDELASETGEHVRLAEVAEDHLTWVLQATKNTRGLQYRRALDEKIIPHTTAAGKAWLSTMRDERAMRILATWDIENSREYAGPNARVSIRDIFDDIALIRKEGHAVVREEGEVGVCVVAVPVFDPARSSNSAPVATLSIAGPIARMREETLNAHIQHLKRSAIKVGECWSLWTSVSSECSPPAR
- a CDS encoding sugar phosphate isomerase/epimerase family protein; this encodes MIISTFSYLWSSTAIDAIAQLSEHGHRVFEVPVSSPHCWPVEMSNAERSAASVRLRQYDAKIRSLNAGGYDLNLASPAANMRQKSIEHIKAVIDLAVAWDTQEVVISPGTRRPMISPPLEKTYDWMYESLAVLTPLAKQAGVRLLLENTPYCFTPTMRELAEVVGTINDDVVRVVYDIANAAYIGEDPVASLLAYHSAIDFVHVSDTGTDVWGHDPVGTGVVDFVGLGEAVKATCGIENCVLEIIREENALYELNKGVQDLREKGWNIP
- a CDS encoding SDR family NAD(P)-dependent oxidoreductase gives rise to the protein MRALVSGGSSGIGASTCVRIAEASLARGSQPKIAVCGHTPNATQDEVVRKIESMGGIAISLCGDLGDPAVPDQLVAAAIAEFGGLDTLVANAGVASPGAICDLSLKDWDDMFAVNLRGAWLLAKASYPYLRESRGSACFTSSMSGQLPHAGSGAYSPTKAALTMLAQTLALEWAPDGIRVNVVSPGMTHTPMSEKMYADPQIKKAREVIIPLARIGEPMDIANVIEFLVSPLAGYVTGQDICVDGGFSKSILSHIPGRPSSK